In Onychostoma macrolepis isolate SWU-2019 chromosome 06, ASM1243209v1, whole genome shotgun sequence, one DNA window encodes the following:
- the scn1lab gene encoding sodium channel, voltage-gated, type I like, alpha b isoform X1, whose protein sequence is MCTILTNCAFMTLSNPPDWAKNVEYTFTGIYTFESLIKILARGFCVGKFTFLRDPWNWLDFSVILMAYVTEFVDLGNVSALRTFRVLRALKTISVIPGLKTIVGALIQSVKKLSDVMILTVFCLSVFALIGLQLFMGNLRQKCVKMPEVNVTENLTATLNYNTSLELHRSFNWTEYINDDRNYYFLPGRRDPLLCGNSSDAGQCPEGFTCIKAGRNPDYGYTSFDTFSWAFLSLFRLMTQDFWENLYQQTLRAAGKPYMVFFVLVIFLGSFYLVNLILAVVAMAYDEQNQATIEEAQQKEEEFQAMLEQLKRQQEEAQLELSLPLVAPDNGACGVIGWQVAAAAATESGEYSGRGGLSEESSSGGSRLSSKSAKERRNRRKKRKQREEEEKADQEKFHKSASEDSIRRPGFRFSIDANRLSYEKKCSTPNQSLLSIRGSLFSPRRNSRASLFSFRGRARDFGSENDFADDEHSTFEDSDSRRGSLFVPGCIERRSSTVSHCSLAPRIMLPANGKMHCTVDCNGVVSLVGGTSVPTSPIGRLLPEGTTTESEARKKRSGSHQPSDYLDETVARKRALSVASILTNTMEELEESRQKCPPCWYKFANSFLIWDCCPAWLKVKEIVNMVVMDPFVDLAITICIVLNTLFMAMEHYPMTERFNHVLLVGNLVFTGIFTAEMCLKVIALDPYYYFQEGWNIFDGIIVSLSLMELGLANVEGLSVLRSFRLLRVFKLAKSWPTLNMLIKIIGNSVGALGNLTLVLAIIVFIFAVVGMQLFGRSYRECVCKIADDCELPRWHMDDFFHSFLIVFRVLCGEWIETMWDCMEVAGQTMCLIVFMMVMVIGNLVVLNLFLALLLSSFSADNLAATDDDSEMNNLQIAVGRIQKGIALVKSTLRQFLQSLCLAGSKPRSLDEEKPLDDLHSDGKENCLSNHAPVAVDLTKDYLKEGCVSPGNGVEGHVKYGIEEGDYMSFIHNPSLTVTVPIAVGESDFENLNTEDFSSDSSDVEGSKEKLPVDAVLSSSEGSTVDIRPPGEGAESVELEPEESLDPEACFTEGCVMRFQCCQVDVEKGKGKNWWILRKTCFIIVEHNWFESFIIFMILLSSGALAFEDIYIEQRKTIKTVLEFADKVFTYIFILEMLLKWVAYGFVKYFTNAWCWLDFLIVDVSLVSLVANALGYSELTAIKSLRTLRALRPLRALSRFEGMRVVVNALLGAIPSIMNVLLVCLIFWLIFSIMGVNLFAGKYYHCVNITNDEMIPISVVNNKSDCFALIANNVSARWKNVKINFDNVGAGYLALLQVATFKGWMDIMYAAVDSRDLEQQPDYESNLYMYLYFVIFIIFGSFFTLNLFIGVIIDNFNQQKKKLGGQDIFMTEEQKKYYNAMKKLGSKKPQKPIPRPSNKFQGLIFDFITKQAFDIVIMILICLNMVTMMVETDDQTNEMDDILYWINLVFIILFTGECVLKMISLRHYYFTIGWNVFDFVVVILSIVGMFLSEMIEKYFVSPTLFRVIRLARIGRILRLIKGAKGIRTLLFALMMSLPALFNIGLLLFLVMFIYAIFGMSNFAYVKREAGIDDMFNFETFGNSMLCLFQITTSAGWDGLLAPILNKHDPDCDSELEHPGSMYRSDCGNPSVGIFFFVSYIIICFLIVVNMYIAVILENFSVATEESAEPLSEDDFEMFYEVWERFDPNATQFVEYDKLSDFADALDPPLRIAKPNKIQLIAMDLPMVSGDRIHCLDILFAFTLRVLGEEGEMDALRGQMEDRFMASNPSKVSYEPITTTLRRKQEEMSAVIIQRTFRRYRMRQTVKKASKAYRQQLQDGNVRIPEKEVLVIGKFQENSASDKTDMTPSSASPPSYNSVAKSEKDKYEKERREKEDKAKDARDRKK, encoded by the exons GACTATCGTTGGCGCTCTGATACAGTCGGTGAAGAAGTTGTCAGACGTGATGATCCTGACTGTGTTCTGTCTGAGTGTGTTTGCTCTGATCGGACTGCAGCTCTTTATGGGAAACCTGCGGCAGAAGTGTGTGAAGATGCCGGAGGTCAATGTCACTGAAAACCTGACCGCCACTCTGAATTATAACACCAGTTTAGAGCTGCACAGGTCCTTTAACTGGACAGAGTACATTAATGATGACC GCAATTATTATTTCCTCCCAGGCCGCAGAGATCCTTTGCTATGTGGAAATTCAAGCGATGCAGG GCAGTGTCCAGAGGGCTTCACGTGTATAAAAGCAGGTCGTAATCCTGACTACGGCTACACAAGCTTTGACACATTCAGCTGGGCCTTCCTCTCACTCTTCCGACTCATGACACAAGACTTCTGGGAGAACCTCTACCAGCAG ACCCTGCGTGCAGCTGGAAAGCCCTATATGGTCTTCTTTGTTCTTGTGATCTTCCTGGGCTCCTTCTATCTGGTGAATCTCATCCTGGCTGTGGTGGCCATGGCATATGATGAGCAGAACCAGGCCACCATAGAAGAGGCTCAACAGAAAGAGGAAGAGTTTCAAGCCATGCTAGAACAGCTAAAGAGACAGCAGGAAGAGGCACAg CTTGAACTAAGTCTACCCCTGGTTGCCCCTGACAACGGAGCTTGTGGTGTGATTGGTTGGCAGGTTgcggcagcagcagcaacagagAGTGGGGAGTACAGCGGGAGGGGAGGCTTGTCAGAGGAAAGCTCCTCCGGGGGGTCCAGACTCAGCTCCAAGAGTGCTAAAGAGCGAAGGAACAGgaggaagaaaagaaaacaaagggAAGAAGAAGAGAAAGCCGATCAGGAAAAGTTCCATAAGTCCGCCTCAGAGGACAGCATCAGACGGCCTGGATTTCGATTCTCCATCGATGCCAACCGACTCTCGTATGAAAAGAAGTGTTCCACTCCCAATCAG TCTCTTCTCAGCATTCGTGGATCTCTCTTCTCCCCAAGGAGGAACAGTCGTGCGAGTCTGTTCAGTTTTCGCGGTAGAGCGCGAGACTTTGGCTCAGAGAATGATTTTGCGGACGATGAGCACAGCACGTTTGAGGATAGCGACAGTCGCCGCGGATCGCTCTTTGTACCTGGTTGTATTGAGAGACGAAGTTCCACTGTCAGTCACTGCAGCCTTGCTCCCAGAATTATGCTCCCAGCCAATGGGAAAATGCACTGCACAGTTGATTGCAATGGAGTGGTCTCCCTGGTGGGCGGGACATCTGTGCCAACATCACCAATCGGACGTTTGTTACCTGAG GGCACGACCACTGAGTCTGAGGCACGTAAAAAACGTTCAGGATCACACCAGCCTTCTGATTATCTGGATGAGACAGTAGCCAGAAAAAGAGCTCTCAGTGTGGCCAGCATTCTGACAAATACCATGGAAG AACTTGAGGAATCGCGGCAGAAGTGTCCTCCATGTTGGTACAAGTTTGCCAACAGCTTCCTGATCTGGGACTGCTGTCCAGCCTGGCTGAAGGTGAAGGAGATTGTGAACATGGTGGTGATGGATCCATTTGTAGACCTGGCCATAACCATCTGCATTGTTCTCAACACCCTCTTCATGGCTATGGAGCACTACCCTATGACAGAAAGGTTCAACCATGTGCTGTTAGTTGGAAACCTG GTATTCACAGGAATCTTCACAGCAGAGATGTGTCTGAAGGTAATTGCTCTAGACCCATATTACTACTTCCAAGAAGGCTGGAATATCTTTGACGGCATAATCGTGAGCCTGAGTCTCATGGAACTGGGCCTGGCCAATGTTGAGGGACTTTCTGTGTTGCGGTCTTTTAGATTG TTAAGAGTCTTTAAGCTGGCAAAGTCTTGGCCCACCCTGAACATGCTGATAAAGATCATTGGTAACTCAGTTGGTGCTTTGGGAAATCTAACCCTCGTCCTTGCCATCATCGTCTTCATCTTCGCTGTGGTGGGAATGCAGTTGTTTGGAAGGAGCTACCGTGAGTGTGTCTGCAAGATCGCAGATGACTGTGAGTTGCCGCGGTGGCACATGGACGATTTCTTCCACTCCTTCCTGATTGTGTTCCGAGTGCTTTGCGGCGAATGGATCGAAACCATGTGGGACTGCATGGAAGTGGCGGGGCAGACAATGTGTCTCATCGTCTTCATGATGGTCATGGTCATTGGGAATCTGGTG GTATTGAACCTGTTCCTGGCCTTGCTGCTGAGCTCTTTCAGTGCCGATAACCTGGCCGCCACGGATGATGACAGCGAAATGAACAACCTGCAGATCGCCGTGGGCAGAATACAGAAAGGCATCGCTCTGGTCAAGTCCACTTTACGCCAGTTCCTCCAAAGCCTCTGCCTGGCCGGCTCCAAACCTCGCTCTCTTGACGAAGAGAAACCTCTTGACGACCTCCACAGCGACGGCAAGGAGAACTGCTTGTCCAATCACGCTCCGGTGGCTGTCGACCTCACTAAAGACTATCTGAAGGAGGGCTGCGTCTCCCCTGGTAATGGGGTGGAAGGTCACGTAAAGTATGGAATTGAGGAAGGCGACTACATGTCGTTCATACACAATCCCAGCCTCACTGTTACAGTACCGATTGCGGTGGGAGAGTCGGACTTTGAAAATCTGAACACGGAAGATTTCAGTAGTGACTCGTCTGACGTCGAGGGCAGTAAAGAG AAGCTGCCTGTTGATGCGGTTCTCAGTTCCTCAGAAGGGAGCACAGTGGATATCCGACCCCCTGGAGAGGGGGCGGAGTCTGTGGAGCTGGAGCCGGAAGAGTCCCTGGACCCAGAGGCCTGCTTCActgaag GCTGTGTGATGAGGTTTCAGTGCTGTCAGGTCGATGTGGAGAAGGGAAAAGGGAAGAATTGGTGGATTCTCAGGAAAACCTGCTTCATCATTGTAGAGCACAACTGGTTTGAGTCCTTTATCATCTTTATGATATTACTCAGCAGTGGAGCATTG GCTTTTGAGGACATTTACATCGAGCAACGCAAGACGATAAAGACAGTGTTGGAATTTGCCGATAAAGTCTTCACATACATCTTTATTTTGGAGATGCTTCTGAAGTGGGTTGCTTATGGCTTCGTCAAATACTTCACCAACGCCTGGTGTTGGCTTGACTTCCTGATTGTTGAT gtGTCATTAGTGAGTCTGGTAGCAAATGCTCTTGGTTACTCTGAACTAACCGCCATTAAGTCCCTGAGAACACTACGTGCTCTTAGACCTTTGAGAGCATTGTCACGCTTTGAGGGAATGAGG GTTGTAGTAAATGCTCTGCTGGGAGCCATACCTTCCATCATGAATGTGCTACTAGTGTGTTTGATCTTCTGGCTGATCTTCAGCATCATGGGGGTGAACCTTTTTGCGGGGAAATACTACCATTGTGTGAATATCACCAACGATGAGATGATTCCTATCAGTGTGGTCAATAACAAGTCTGATTGCTTTGCCTTGATTGCAAACAATGTCTCGGCGCGCTGGAAAAATGTGAAGATTAATTTCGACAATGTGGGAGCTGGATACTTGGCGCTACTGCAAGTG gcCACATTTAAAGGATGGATGGACATCATGTACGCAGCTGTGGATTCTCGTGAT TTGGAGCAACAGCCTGACTATGAATCAAACCTTTACATGTACCTGTACTTCGTCATCTTCATTATCTTCGGCTCCTTCTTTACTCTTAACCTCTTCATTGGTGTCATCATTGATAACTTCAATCAGCAGAAGAAAAAG CTAGGAGGTCAGGATATCTTCATGACAGAAGAAcaaaagaaatattacaatgccATGAAGAAACTGGGATCTAAGAAGCCTCAGAAGCCAATTCCCAGGCCTTCG AACAAGTTTCAAGGCCTCATCTTTGACTTTATCACCAAACAAGCCTTCGACATTGTGATTATGATCCTGATCTGCTTGAACATGGTGACTATGATGGTGGAAACCGACGACCAGACAAATGAGATGGATGATATTCTGTACTGGATAAACCTGGTTTTCATCATCCTCTTCACTGGAGAATGTGTGCTCAAGATGATCTCCCTGCGGCACTACTACTTCACCATTGGCTGGAATGTGTTTGACTTTGTAGTGGTGATTCTCTCAATTGTTG gTATGTTCCTCTCTGAGATGATTGAGAAATATTTTGTATCGCCAACGTTATTTCGAGTCATCCGACTTGCCAGAATCGGCCGCATTCTTCGTCTCATCAAAGGAGCCAAAGGCATTCGTACACTCCTGTTTGCCTtgatgatgtcacttcctgccTTGTTCAATATTGGCCTCCTCCTGTTCCTGGTCATGTTTATCTATGCCATCTTCGGAATGTCCAACTTTGCCTACGTGAAGCGGGAGGCGGGGATCGATGACATGTTTAACTTTGAGACATTCGGGAACTCGATGCTTTGCTTGTTCCAGATTACGACTTCAGCAGGATGGGACGGTCTCCTGGCACCCATCCTGAACAAACACGATCCAGATTGCGACAGCGAATTGGAGCACCCGGGCAGCATGTACCGCAGCGATTGCGGAAACCCCTCGGTTGGCATCTTCTTCTTCGTGAGCTACATCATCATCTGCTTCCTGATTGTGGTGAACATGTACATCGCCGTGATCTTGGAGAACTTCAGCGTAGCCACAGAGGAGAGCGCCGAACCGCTGAGCGAGGACGACTTTGAAATGTTCTATGAAGTCTGGGAGCGATTCGATCCCAACGCCACGCAGTTTGTGGAGTACGACAAGCTTTCTGACTTTGCGGATGCTCTGGACCCTCCATTACGCATCGCCAAGCCAAACAAGATCCAGCTCATAGCCATGGACCTGCCCATGGTCAGTGGCGACCGCATCCACTGCCTGGACATCCTGTTCGCCTTTACCCTGAGGGTACTGGGAGAGGAGGGCGAGATGGATGCCCTGAGGGGACAGATGGAGGATCGTTTCATGGCCTCCAATCCCTCCAAAGTCTCCTACGAGCCAATCACGACAACCCTCCGGAGGAAACAAGAGGAAATGTCGGCCGTCATCATCCAGAGGACCTTCCGACGGTACCGTATGAGGCAAACGGTAAAGAAGGCCTCCAAAGCCTACCGACAGCAGCTGCAAGACGGGAATGTGCGCATCCCGGAGAAAGAGGTGCTCGTCATTGGAAAGTTTCAAGAGAACTCTGCATCGGACAAAACGGATATGACTCCCTCCTCTGCATCTCCGCCGTCTTATAACAGCGTGGCCAAGTCAGAGAAAGACAAATACGAAAAGGAGAGGAGAGAAAAAGAGGACAAAGCAAAAGATGCaagagacagaaaaaaatga